The sequence GCCCGTTCCAGAACCTCGGCGTACGCGGCCAGCAGTCCGGCGTGCCGCTCGGACTCCTCCGGCGTTTCGGCCAGGGCGGCACCAAGCCGGTCCAGCTCGGCGAGATCCGTGCGGGCCCCGCGCAGAGCGTCGTCCAGGACGGCGGCGACGGTCACGGACGGGGCGTGGGGCATTTCCTGGTGCAGGAAGCCGAGACGTGGTGGGCGCGCGACGGTGCCGGAGTCGGGTTCGTCGGCGCCGGCGAGGACCCGCAGCACTGTCGTCTTGCCGGTGCCGTTCTCACCGATCAGGCCGATCCGGTGGCCGGGCGCGGCGGTCAGGGAGACGCCGTCGAGCACCCGGCGGTCGCCGCGGACCCGTACGAGGTCATGGGCGACGAGAGCAGGTCGAACAGACATGGGAACCCTCGGAGAGCGAAGATCCGGGCGCACACGGGCGACCGGCGGGAGCAGGGCATGACGACGGAGGCCGCGGCGACGGAGGCGCGATCACGCGCCCGTCGGCGGCCGGTCCGGGTGCTCACCCGGAGATGTCGTCGTCACCTGCCACGCCTGCTCCGATCTCCGGCAACTCGGGCGCAAGAATAACTCGCCGCCCGTGGTCCAGCTTTCGCTGCCGTCGTTCCCGGCGATGTGCTCGACCGACCGCTCTCAGCCGGTCGCCAGCAGCCGGGCGATCGTCGCCGGCTCGGCCAGGTGCGGGAAGTGGCTACCGGGTAGCACGGTCACCGCAACCTCCGGCAGGGTCTCGGTCAACCAGGCCAGGTAACGGGCCGGCGGCTCGGACGAGGTCACCCAGCGGTAGGGGATCGCCCGCTCGCCGATGGATCGCAGCGCGCGGTGCCGCTCGGCGGCAATTCCCTCGTCGGAGCCGTGCAGGATCTCGTCCCAGTAGCCCAGCAGCAGGTCCGGCCGGGGATCGGTCGCGCTCGTCACGATTTCGCGCGCCTCGGCCGGCAACGACTCGATGCCCATCCCGGCCAGCATGCCGTCCCACACCCGCCGCCAGTCCGGGCCGCGTAGCGTCGGCTCGCTCTGGCGTACGGCGGCACCGAACGGGCCGGGCAGCAGGATCTGGTCCAGGTTCACCACGCCACGCACCGGGTAACGGGCCGCGTACGTCGTGGCGACCACAGCGCCCACCGAGTGCCCCACCACGACCGGCTCAACGAGCCCCGCCTCGGTCACCCGGTCGTGCACGACCTCGGCGACCTCCGCCATCCGATACGAGGCCCGCCGCGGTGAATCGCCGTGACCGGGCAGGTCGAGAGCGAGCACCTGCCGGGCGGGGTCGATCACCGCAAGCTCACGCCGGACCGGATCCCACTGTCGCCGGTCGAACGTGAGGCCATGCAGCAGCACCAGCGGTGGGCGGCGCTCGTCGTCATTCATCTACGTGCCTTTCCTGCGTGCCGGTCACCCGGTACCGCCTCGGACGGAGACCGCGCGGCCTGCACGCGTACCTCGGCGAAGAGTGCGTGTGGGCCGGTCAGCGAGGCCCACGCCGGGTTGTCCAGCACGTCGACGTCAATGGTTTTCACGGTCTTCCGCTCGCTGAGAGACGGCACGACTCAAGCTACTCGGCACAACTCCGGTGTCGGTCCCTGGTGTGGGCTGCTCCATAACGGCCAGGGTTCACCCCAGGGCAACTCCCTGGGGTGAGGATCGTGGACTCCGGCGAGGGTGACGGGCATGAGAAGACGACTGATCATGTTGATGGCGGCTGCCGTGCCGCTGTCGGCCGTCCTGCTGCCGATGGCGGCCGATGCGCGCGACAGCGGCACCGTTTCCGCTACGACGTGTGCGGCGGTGCCGGTCGCCCCGCCCGCTGGCGCCACGGTCGAGTCGGTGACGGCGGTCGCGCACGCGGGCGGAACGGTCACCTTCCCCGCCGTACCCCCGCTCGACGCGCCGCCGCCGATCACCGATGTGCCGGCCTGGTGCGACATCACTGTCACCCTGACCCACCCCGGTGTTCATGACCATGTCCAGGTCAAGGTCTCGCTGCCACAGGACCCGCGACTGTGGACCGGCCGGTTCCAGGCCATCGGCGGCAGCGCCTACCTCGCCGGTGACTTCGGCGCCCCGCTGGTCAGCGCCGTGAAGAACGGCTACGTCGCCGCCGCCACCGATGCCGGCATCGGCCAGAATCCGGCCGATGTCAGCGGCTGGGCGCTCACTGCGGCCGGCACGGTCAACACACCGCTGCTGAAGAACTTCGCCTCCCGCTCGCTGCACGACATGGCCGTCGTCGGCAAGGACGTGGCCAGGAGGTTCTACGGCACTCCGGTGCGTTACGCCTACTGGAACGGTTGCTCGACGGGAGGCCGTCAGGGCTACCAGGAGGCCCAGGACCACCCCACCGACTTCCAGGGCATCCTCGCCGACGCGCCGGCGGTCAACTGGGACCGGTTCGCGGTCGCCACGCTGTGGCCGCAGGTCGTCTTCAACGAGGAGAAGGTCCAGCCCACCCAGTGTGAGCTGGAGGCGTTCAACGCCGCCGCGACGAAGGCCTGCGACACTCTCGACGGGGTTGCCGACGGCATCATCGACGATCCGCAGGACTGTCACTGGGACACCCGGCGGCTGATCGGTACCACTGTCGTCTGCGAGGGCAAGGAGATCACGATCTCCGCCGCCACCGCCGACGCGGTCCGCAAGATCTGGGCCGGACCGGTCTCCCCCACCGGCAAGAAGCTCTGGTACGGGCCGAACAAGGGCGCGACCTTCGACTGGTTGGCGAAGGCGGGCGAGCCGTTCACCGTCGCCGACACCTGGGTCAAGTACTTCGTGCAGCAGGATCCCTCGTTCGACACCACGAAACTGACCTACCAGCGGTTCGCACAGATCTTCCGCGAATCCCAGGAGCGCTACAACGACGTCATCGGCACCGACGATCCCGACCTGTCCGAGTTCGCCCGCGCCGGCGGCAAGCTGCTCAGCTGGCACGGCCAGGCCGACCAGCTGGTGCCCACCCAGGGCACCGTCGACTACCGCGAGCGGGTCAACCGGGTGTCCGGCGGCAACCGCCGGGTCGACGACTTCTACCGGCTGTTCCTGCTGCCCGGCGTGGCCCACTGCGGCGGCGGCCCCGGCCCACAGCCGACCGGTGAGCTGGACGCGCTGGTCGACTGGGTGGAGAAGGGTCAGGCCCCGGCCACCCTCGACACGTCGAGCGCCGACGGCAGCGTCACCCGCAACGCCTGCCGGTACCCGCAGGTGGCCCGCTTCACCGGTCACGGCGACCCGAAGGCGGCGGCGAACTACCGCTGCGTCATGGCCTGAGGACACCTGAGATCGGCGGCCCGGAGCGATCCCGCTCCGGGCCGCCGCCGACCGGGCCGTCAGGCGGTGCGGGCGCTCGCCTGCAGGCGTTCGATGGTGAGGTCGAGGGCGGCCTCCAGGTGATCGATCTTGCCGGTGGAGAGCAACAGCAGTACGCCTCCCTGGATGCCCGCCAGCAACGCCGCCGAGGCGCGCTCGGCGTCCACGTCCGGGGCGATGTCCCCGGTCGACTGCATCTGCCGGATGCCCTCGGTGATCGCTGCCTGCCAGCGCCACATGAGACCGGTCACGATCGCCTGCGCGCCGGGCGCCCGCCGGCCGGTCTGGCCGAGCAGACCGTTGAGCGGGCACTTCACCCCCTGTGCGAGGTAGCGCTCGACGAGCCGGTCGCGCCACGCCAGCCAGGCCGGCCAGGACGTCAGGTTGCTGAGCATCGGCTCCTGGTCGATGAGCACCTGGTCGGCCTCATGCTGGGCGACAGCGAGCAGCAACTCCTCCTTGCCGTCGGGGAAGTAGTGGAAGAGCTGACCCTTGCTGGTGCCGGTGTGGGCCATCACATCCTCAAGGCGCACGTCGTCGACGCCGCGCTCACGGATCTCGGCGGCGGCACCGGCGACGATCCGCGCCCGGGTCGCCTCGCCCTTGCGGGTCAACGCGCGTGTCATGAGACCTCCGTCACCAGCATCCGCCCTCGGCTGCCGGTCCAACCCTAGCCGCAGGTTTGGACTTGCAGGTCCATTTTTGGCGAGCAAAGGTCTGGAGCGCGGTCCGCCACGGGCCGACACCACGATCGGGAGGACGCAACGATGAACCACTACTACCTGCTCGGGCGGTCCGGTCTGCGGGTGAGCCGGCTGGCGCTGGGCACCATGAACTTCGGCGTCGACGGGTTCCACGCCGCGTACGGCAAGACCGAGGCGGAGGCCGAGCCGATCTTCCGCCAATACCTGGAATCGGGCGGGAACTTCATCGACACGGCGGACTTCTACACCGCCGGGGAGAGCGAGAAGATCCTCGGCCGCCTGATCGACCGGGCCGGTGTCCGGGAACGGCTCGTGCTGACCAGCAAGTTCACCAACACCGTCGACCCGACCGACCCGAACGCCAGCGGCAACGGCCGCAAGCACATCATGCGGGCCGTGGAGGCGTCACTGCGCCGGCTCGGCACCGACTACATCGACCTGTACCTGCTGCACACCTGGGACCGGATCACCCCGGTCGAGGAGGTCGTGCACACCCTCGACGACCTGGTGCGCGCCGGCAAGATCCGCTACGCCGGCCTCTCCGACGTACCGGCCTGGTACGCCGCCCGGGCGCAGAGCTACGCCGAGGCGCACGGGCTGGCCCCGATGATCAATCTGCAGCTCCCGTATTCCCTGGTCAGCCGGGGCATCGAGGCGGAGTACGTGGCGATGGCCCAGACCATGGGCATGGGGCTCACCGCGTGGAGCCCAATCGCCAGCGGCCTGCTCAGCGGCAAGTACCGGCGCACCGGCGACGGTCTGAGCGGCAGCGGCCGGCTGACCAATCCCGACGCCGGAGGTCGCGAGGTCAGCCCCAGCGAGTGGCAGGTCATCGAGGCACTGGAGAGCGTGGCCGCCGACCTGGGTCGCAGCATGGCCCAGGTCGCGATCAACTGGGTCGCCACCCAGCCCGCCGTCGCCTCGGTGATCATCGGGGCGAGCAGTGCCGAGCAGGTCGGCAGCAACTTCGAGGCGCTCGACTTCGAGATCCCGGCCGACGCCCGCCGCCGGCTCGAGGAGGCCAGCGCGCCGCAGTTCGGGGGGCCTTACGTGATGTTCACCCCGCAGTACCAGTCCTGGGTGGTGAGCCCCGGTCTCGGCATCGGCGACAAGCCGGCCGGCTACACCCCGCCGGTGTTCAACGGCGCCACCCAGCCCACCAAGTGAAGGGACCGGACATGGCACAGAGCAACGACACCCTCGTTCGTGAGTTCGTCGAGGCGTTCAACACCAGGGACGCGGACCGCCTCGTTCCCTACCTGCACCCCGATGTCGTCTTCCACGCGTACGGCGACCAGCAGGTGCGCGGCCGGGACGCGGTCGTGGAGGTGTGGCGCGGCGTCTTCGGGATGTTCGCGGAGGTCCAGTTCGCGACAGTGCACCAGGCGGTCGACGGCGACGTCGTGATCGCCGAGCAGGTCCACGGCCTCGGCCTGCCGGGCCGACCGGTGGCACCGGTCATGAACATGGCGATCTACGAGATCCGCGACGGCAGGATCGCCGCCTGGCGTGACTACACCAACCCGGAGTACGCCCAGAAGCTCGTCGCCGGCTGACCCACCCTCGTGCCCGCGGCCACGAACCCGCAGCCCGGGTCGTGGCTGCGGGCACCCCCCTTTGCCGCACACCCCGCTGGAGGAAGACATGCGCGCCATCCGAATGCACGAGTACGGCGGACCGGAGGTGCTCCGCTACGAGGAGGCACCCGTGCCCGTCCCCGGTTCCGGTGAGGTCCTGATCAACGTCGCGGGCGCGTCGTTCAACCCGGCGGACGCCGTCATCCGAGCCGGTGTCCTGCATCATTCCCATCCCGTCCGGATGCCGCACATCCCTGGCACCGACGTCGCTGGCACGATCGTCGAACTCGGCCCGGGTGTCACCGGCCATGCGGTCGGCGACCGGGTCATCGCGGCCCTGCCACGACCGGCGGACGGCGCAACCGGGGAGTTCACCGTCGCTCCGGCGGCGATGGTGGTCCCCGCGCCAACGAGCATCCCGCTCGCCGACGCCGCCGCCCTGCCGATCGCCGGGCTCACCGCCTGGCAGGGCATTCACGACCACCTGCGGGTCCGGCCCGGCCAGCGCATCCTGGTCAACGGCGCGGGCGGCGGCGTCGGTCGGTTGGCCGTGCAGTTCGCCAAGCTGGCTGGTGCCACCGTCCTGGGAGTGGCGGGCCCGGCCAGCATCACGGCAGCCCAGTCGGCCGGCCCCGACCAGATCCTGGACTACACGGTCGACCGGCTGACCGAGCCGGTCGACGCTGTGTTCAACACGGCACCCATCGACGGGTCCGGCCTGAATCGGCTCGTCGCCCTCATCGAGCCGGGGGGTCGTCTGGTCTCCATCACCTCGGCCGCGGCGACGGACCGCCGCCCCGCGGTGCGCGCGATGGTCATGACCGTCCGCTGGGATCCCGCCCACCTCAACGAGATTGCCCGCCGGGTGGACGCCGACGGGATCTCGTCAGGCGTCAGCGAGCACCTCCCGATGACAGAGATCGTCGAGGTGCACCGCCGTCACGCCGCCGGCCGCCTGTCGGGCAAGGTCGTGCTCAGTCACTGAACGAGGGGGTCCGTTACCTGCGGTCAGCGGTCGCGCAGGGCCGCCGCCAGCTCCCTGCGCGACCCGATGCCGAGCTTGGTGAAGACCTTGCGCAGGTGCCACTCGACGGTACGAGGGCTGAGGAACAGCGCGGCACCGATCTCCGGGTTGGTCTGCCCGGCCACCGCTAGTCGGGCGATCTGCGCCTCCTGCGGGGTGAGCGCGACCGGCTCACCGAGGGTCCGTTTGCGGACGGTCTCACCGGTGGCGAGCAGTTCCCGGCCCGCCCGCTCGGCGAAGCCCTCCGCGCCCATCGTGGCGAACGCCTCGTGCGCGGCACGCAGTTGAGTCCGGGCATCGGCGCGGCGATTCTCCCGACGCAACCACTCGCCGTACAGCAGTCGGGCCCGGGCCAGTTGCAGACCGAGCTGGCCACCGGTGAGCCGCTCGATCGCCTCCCGGTACCGGTCCTCAGCCCTCCCCGACGCTCCCGTCAGGGCGTCGGCGAGGGACTGCACGCCGAGCGCCCAGTCCGTGCCGGCGGCGCCGGTGCGCTCCGCGAGGCGCTCGCGGGCCTCGGCGGCCACCTCGGTCTCTCCGGCGCGGACGGCGGCCTCGACCAGCTCACCGAGCGTCCAGTTGAACACGGCGAGGTCCACGTACTCGGTCGCCTGACGCGCGGCATGCAGCGCGGCCGGATACTGGCCGAGCCCGTTGGCCAGCACCGCCCTGGCGTAGCCGGCCAGGCCGAGCAGGCGCCCCTCGCCACGCGCGTCGGCGTCCTTGACGGTGGCGTCGATCAGCTCCATCGCGGGCAACTCCCGGCCACGGTGGGCGGCCAGGGTGAGTGAGGCGGACGGATGCATGGCCATCCCGGTGGCCTGGCCGAGGGCATCGGCCTCGTCGACCAGGCTGGCCGCGTCGACGAACCGACCCGCGAACACCAGCGCGCCGGAGCGGAACGCCAACGCTGTGGGCAGCAGCGACAGCGCACCGGTGGCACGGGCGAAGCCGACCGCCCGCTCGGTGAGCCGGAACCAGGCGGCGTCGTCCCACACCTCGTGCGCGACCGGCCCGGCCAGCCAGAGCAGGTGCAGGTTCTCGTCCGCCGTCATCGTTTCGAGAGCCCGGCGGAGATACGGAACGGCGTGCGCGTACCCGTCGAGGGTCCATGCCGTGAGGCCGGTCAGGAACAGGCCGGCCGGCTCGTCGCCGGCCGGCACGCCGCGGGCCGCCTCGGCCGCCCGGCGCAGGTCGCCGCCAGCAAGCCGGCCCGCGTGCACGGCGGCACCCACCGCCGAGAGGTACGTGGTGCGCGCCGAGGCGCGATCCAGCTCCTCAAGCCGGCGGGCGGCCGCGAGCAGTGGTGGACCTGCCGCGTTGCCGGGGTTGAACGCGAACGCGACCTGGGCCCGCAGACGCTCCACCCCGGCCCGCTGCAACGGTTCGAGTGGACCCAACTCGGCGGCCGCCAGCAGGTCCGGAACCTGATTCAGCTCTCCCGCGTCGAGTCGGGCCCGCGCGGCACCCAGGGCGCGTGCGGCACGCGACTTCGGGTCCGGGGTGAGCGCGACGGCGCGCTCGAGGAAGGACGCGGCGGCGGACCGGCCGCCCCGGGCGAGGGCGCGACCGGCCGAACGCTCCAGTTCGGCAGCGACCTCCTCGTCCGGCCCGACGGCGGCGTGCGCCCGGTGCCAGGCGCGGCGGTCGGGGTCGTGATCCGGATCGGTCGCCTCGGCGAGCGCACGGTGCACCTCACGCAGGTCGGCGGCCTCGGCCAACCGCCAGGCGGCCGAACGCACCAGCGGGTGCCGGAACCGCACCCTCGCCCCGAACTCGACCAGTCCCGCGGCCTCGGCCGGCGCGGCGGCGTCAGGTCCGACCCCCAACCGCTCCAGGGCGCGCCACAGCAGCGTCACGTCGCCGACCGGCTCGACCGCCGCGGCGAGCAGGAGTTGGCGGGTGTTCGCCGGAAGCGCGGTGATGCGCCGTCGGAAGCCCTCCTCCATCCGGCTCGCCAGGGGTGCTGCGGCCTGTCCGCCGAACCCGAACGCCAGCTCCGCTGGTGTCAGGCCACGTGGCAGCTCGAGCAGGGCGAGCGGGTTGCCGCGCGTCTCGGCGACGATCCGGTTTCGGACCCGGTCGTCGACCGGCCCGGGTAGCACCGAATCCAACAGCGCCCGCGCCTCCGCGGCCGGCAACCCGTCGACCCGCAGTTCCGGCAGGCTGCCGAGGATCTGTTCGTCCCCCGGGCTGCGGGAGGCGAAGACCAGCGCGATCGACTCCTCGTCCAGTCGGCGGGCGACGAAGGTGAGGATGACCTCCGACATGCGGTCCATCCACTGCACGTCGTCCACGATGCAGACCAGTGGCTGTTCCGCCGCGGCCTCGGCGAGCAGCCCAAGGACGGCGAGGCCGATGAGCAGCCCTTCCGGCGGGTCGCCGGGGCTCAGCCCGAAGGCGGTGGCGAGGGCGAGCCGTTGCGGCTCCGGCAGCCCATCGAGGTGACCGAGCAGCGGCGCGCAGAGTTGCTGGAGCGCCGAGTACGCGATCTCGGACTCCGGCTCCACCCCGGCGGCCCGGGTCACCCGACCGGGCGACGCATGCTCGCTGAGGTAGTCCAGGAGTGCGCTCTTACCGGCACCCGCCTCGCCGCGGAGTACCAGCACCCGGCTGTGCCCGGCGCGAACGTCACGCAGGAGTCGGTCGAGCGTGTCCCGCTCGCGCCGACGTCCCCGCAGCGCGGAACCCTCGGTGTTACTCGGCACGTCATCCTCCCCGGCGGAGGGTACACCGAGTGAGATCACCGATCCCGGGTCCGGCCAGCTCAAAGGGCGGCCCCCCGCGCGTCGGCTGCGCGAGGGACCGCGCGGAAATCAGGCGCCGAGGCCGGCGGTCCGGGCCATGTAGTCGGCGTACCAGATCGGCCAGTCCGCGTCCTCGTGACCGAGTTCCGCCTCGTGCCGGCCGTGCGCCGCGGCGGCGTCGCGCAGGGCCTGCTCCACCTCGGGCACCGAGCCGTAGACGACGTGGGTGATCCGTCCCGGTTGCCGCGCGGTGACCTCCTGGAGGACGAAGCCGTTGCCGTCCGGGTCGCTGAACGAGGCGAACGAGCTGTACGACAGTCGCTCCGGCTGCGGGCCGGTCACCCGGTCGCGGGTGTCGGCGTGGTGGAACACGCCTCCGGCGTCGTGGAAGACCTCGCTCACCTCGATTCCACGGGCGACCAGTTCCGCGCGGGCGGCGACCACGTCGTCCACGACGAGGTGTATCCCCTGCACCGAGCCCGGCGCGGCGTCGGACACCCCGTCACCGATGATGATCGAGGATGCCGAACCGGGCGGGGTGAAGTGCACGACGCGGAAGCCGTCCGGGGCGACGTAGTCGACGTCCTGCCGGAAGCCGACCTTCTGATAGAAGTCCCGGGCCCGGTCCACGTCCGAGACCGGCAGGACGATGACCTCGAGCTTGAAATCCACGATCTTCACTCCTCTGTGGCACCGGACGCCGTTCGCCGTCCGGTGTTCACCGTCGCGCGCGGCACCCACCGGTCGCCCCAGGGAGATCCCCTGGCCCGCGCCCTGGGGTCACCGGCCCAGTGCGCTGAAGGCCAGTCGGTCGGAGGCCAGTGCCTCGGCCAGGGTGTCTCCCTGGGGCCATGCAGCGGCACGGCCGGAAGAGTCGTCTGGGTAACCGACACGACCGGCAGAAAGCTGACCCTCGGATGTCTCCCCTCTTTCGCATCTACCTCGTCCGTGGCCTCGTGGCGATCGCCTGGGCCGCCGGATTCTCGACAGTCAGCGACTCGCTCACCGCCACCACCGTGGTCCTCCTGATCGCCTATCCACTCATCGACGTGGTGGCCTCGTTGCTCGACGCCCGCGAAGATCCCGGCACCCCGGCCCGCAAGCTGCAGATCTTCAACACCACGCTCAGCGCCCTGGCGGCACTCGCCCTGGGACTGGCGGCCAGCAGCGGGATCGGCGCCGTACTCTTCACCTTCGGCGTCTGGGCGATCGTCTCCGGCGTGGCCCAGTTCACCGTCGCCATCCGCCGCAACAGCCCGGAACTCGGCCGCCAGTGGCCGATGCTGGTCGCCGGCGCCCTCTCGGTCATCGCCGGCGCGACCTACCTGCCCGCTGCCCTCGGCGCGGAGCCGAGCCTCAGCATGCTGATCGTCTACACCGCGGCCGGCGGTGTCTTCTTCGTCCTGCAGGCCGCGAGCCTCGCCTGGCGGCAGCGCCGACAGACCGTCCGGGCATGACCGACCGACGCCGTGATGGCAGGGGCTCACCTGCCACCACGGCGTCGTCGACCGTCACTCGCCGATGCTTGTCGTCCCGGCGAGCCCGGAGGCCGACGCGTTCTCACCCTCGTAGAGCGCGACGTACCGCCGGCGCCACTCGTCGCCGTCGGCGCCGAGGGCAGCGAGGTTGAGGGTGTTGTGTTCGACGCCCAACGTCGCCGGCAGGGTGCACACCCGCAGCGGAATCGCGTTCGCATCGGCGATCCGGCGCGGCACCCGGACCGCTGCCCGGAGGTCCACCACGCCGTCGAGCGGGCTGATCGCGACCGCCGCGGTCCGCAGCCCGTTCCCCCGGGCGGGGTTCGGCAACGTACGGGCGATCGTCAGGTACTGGGTGACGGCGGCGAGGGAGTAGCCGCGCGACGTGACGCGGTCCCGGAGGACGCGACGCCCGTACAGCACGATGAGCGGCTTGACCGCGTAGGCCGGCGCCTGTCGCGGGTTCGGGCCGAAGAACGGCGAGAGCAACAGCAGATGCCGTACGACGTTGCCCGGCACCTGGGCCAACCAGGCCGCCAGCACGGCGCCGCCGGAGATCCCCACCACGCCGACCTCGTCGCCCAGGGCCGCCGCGACTGCCCACCCCTGCGCGGCGTACGTGGTCAGCTCACCGGCCTCGACCCGGTGGTGGGCCCGCCGGTCCACGGTCCCGTGCTGGGGCGCGCGGGGAATCCAGACGTTGTACCCACGCTGGAAGAACTCCTCGGCCAGCCCCTCGTACTGCTCGGGCGCGAGGGTGTATCCGTGCAACAGCAGCACGGCCCGGCCGGTACGGGAGCCGTGGCTCAGCAGGCGGCTGCGTGACTCCGGTCGGACCGCCGGATCGGCAGCCTCGGCGGCGATGATGGTCGCGGCGGCACGGGTGGCGGTGTCGAAGTCGAGCGGTCGGGCCGGCGCGACCCGGAGCCCACGGCGG comes from Micromonospora vinacea and encodes:
- a CDS encoding alpha/beta fold hydrolase, encoding MNDDERRPPLVLLHGLTFDRRQWDPVRRELAVIDPARQVLALDLPGHGDSPRRASYRMAEVAEVVHDRVTEAGLVEPVVVGHSVGAVVATTYAARYPVRGVVNLDQILLPGPFGAAVRQSEPTLRGPDWRRVWDGMLAGMGIESLPAEAREIVTSATDPRPDLLLGYWDEILHGSDEGIAAERHRALRSIGERAIPYRWVTSSEPPARYLAWLTETLPEVAVTVLPGSHFPHLAEPATIARLLATG
- a CDS encoding NADP-dependent oxidoreductase, which translates into the protein MRAIRMHEYGGPEVLRYEEAPVPVPGSGEVLINVAGASFNPADAVIRAGVLHHSHPVRMPHIPGTDVAGTIVELGPGVTGHAVGDRVIAALPRPADGATGEFTVAPAAMVVPAPTSIPLADAAALPIAGLTAWQGIHDHLRVRPGQRILVNGAGGGVGRLAVQFAKLAGATVLGVAGPASITAAQSAGPDQILDYTVDRLTEPVDAVFNTAPIDGSGLNRLVALIEPGGRLVSITSAAATDRRPAVRAMVMTVRWDPAHLNEIARRVDADGISSGVSEHLPMTEIVEVHRRHAAGRLSGKVVLSH
- a CDS encoding ATP-binding protein — its product is MPSNTEGSALRGRRRERDTLDRLLRDVRAGHSRVLVLRGEAGAGKSALLDYLSEHASPGRVTRAAGVEPESEIAYSALQQLCAPLLGHLDGLPEPQRLALATAFGLSPGDPPEGLLIGLAVLGLLAEAAAEQPLVCIVDDVQWMDRMSEVILTFVARRLDEESIALVFASRSPGDEQILGSLPELRVDGLPAAEARALLDSVLPGPVDDRVRNRIVAETRGNPLALLELPRGLTPAELAFGFGGQAAAPLASRMEEGFRRRITALPANTRQLLLAAAVEPVGDVTLLWRALERLGVGPDAAAPAEAAGLVEFGARVRFRHPLVRSAAWRLAEAADLREVHRALAEATDPDHDPDRRAWHRAHAAVGPDEEVAAELERSAGRALARGGRSAAASFLERAVALTPDPKSRAARALGAARARLDAGELNQVPDLLAAAELGPLEPLQRAGVERLRAQVAFAFNPGNAAGPPLLAAARRLEELDRASARTTYLSAVGAAVHAGRLAGGDLRRAAEAARGVPAGDEPAGLFLTGLTAWTLDGYAHAVPYLRRALETMTADENLHLLWLAGPVAHEVWDDAAWFRLTERAVGFARATGALSLLPTALAFRSGALVFAGRFVDAASLVDEADALGQATGMAMHPSASLTLAAHRGRELPAMELIDATVKDADARGEGRLLGLAGYARAVLANGLGQYPAALHAARQATEYVDLAVFNWTLGELVEAAVRAGETEVAAEARERLAERTGAAGTDWALGVQSLADALTGASGRAEDRYREAIERLTGGQLGLQLARARLLYGEWLRRENRRADARTQLRAAHEAFATMGAEGFAERAGRELLATGETVRKRTLGEPVALTPQEAQIARLAVAGQTNPEIGAALFLSPRTVEWHLRKVFTKLGIGSRRELAAALRDR
- a CDS encoding tannase/feruloyl esterase family alpha/beta hydrolase; its protein translation is MRRRLIMLMAAAVPLSAVLLPMAADARDSGTVSATTCAAVPVAPPAGATVESVTAVAHAGGTVTFPAVPPLDAPPPITDVPAWCDITVTLTHPGVHDHVQVKVSLPQDPRLWTGRFQAIGGSAYLAGDFGAPLVSAVKNGYVAAATDAGIGQNPADVSGWALTAAGTVNTPLLKNFASRSLHDMAVVGKDVARRFYGTPVRYAYWNGCSTGGRQGYQEAQDHPTDFQGILADAPAVNWDRFAVATLWPQVVFNEEKVQPTQCELEAFNAAATKACDTLDGVADGIIDDPQDCHWDTRRLIGTTVVCEGKEITISAATADAVRKIWAGPVSPTGKKLWYGPNKGATFDWLAKAGEPFTVADTWVKYFVQQDPSFDTTKLTYQRFAQIFRESQERYNDVIGTDDPDLSEFARAGGKLLSWHGQADQLVPTQGTVDYRERVNRVSGGNRRVDDFYRLFLLPGVAHCGGGPGPQPTGELDALVDWVEKGQAPATLDTSSADGSVTRNACRYPQVARFTGHGDPKAAANYRCVMA
- a CDS encoding VOC family protein, with amino-acid sequence MDFKLEVIVLPVSDVDRARDFYQKVGFRQDVDYVAPDGFRVVHFTPPGSASSIIIGDGVSDAAPGSVQGIHLVVDDVVAARAELVARGIEVSEVFHDAGGVFHHADTRDRVTGPQPERLSYSSFASFSDPDGNGFVLQEVTARQPGRITHVVYGSVPEVEQALRDAAAAHGRHEAELGHEDADWPIWYADYMARTAGLGA
- a CDS encoding DUF308 domain-containing protein, producing MSPLFRIYLVRGLVAIAWAAGFSTVSDSLTATTVVLLIAYPLIDVVASLLDAREDPGTPARKLQIFNTTLSALAALALGLAASSGIGAVLFTFGVWAIVSGVAQFTVAIRRNSPELGRQWPMLVAGALSVIAGATYLPAALGAEPSLSMLIVYTAAGGVFFVLQAASLAWRQRRQTVRA
- a CDS encoding nuclear transport factor 2 family protein; the encoded protein is MAQSNDTLVREFVEAFNTRDADRLVPYLHPDVVFHAYGDQQVRGRDAVVEVWRGVFGMFAEVQFATVHQAVDGDVVIAEQVHGLGLPGRPVAPVMNMAIYEIRDGRIAAWRDYTNPEYAQKLVAG
- a CDS encoding aldo/keto reductase, giving the protein MNHYYLLGRSGLRVSRLALGTMNFGVDGFHAAYGKTEAEAEPIFRQYLESGGNFIDTADFYTAGESEKILGRLIDRAGVRERLVLTSKFTNTVDPTDPNASGNGRKHIMRAVEASLRRLGTDYIDLYLLHTWDRITPVEEVVHTLDDLVRAGKIRYAGLSDVPAWYAARAQSYAEAHGLAPMINLQLPYSLVSRGIEAEYVAMAQTMGMGLTAWSPIASGLLSGKYRRTGDGLSGSGRLTNPDAGGREVSPSEWQVIEALESVAADLGRSMAQVAINWVATQPAVASVIIGASSAEQVGSNFEALDFEIPADARRRLEEASAPQFGGPYVMFTPQYQSWVVSPGLGIGDKPAGYTPPVFNGATQPTK
- a CDS encoding TetR/AcrR family transcriptional regulator codes for the protein MTRALTRKGEATRARIVAGAAAEIRERGVDDVRLEDVMAHTGTSKGQLFHYFPDGKEELLLAVAQHEADQVLIDQEPMLSNLTSWPAWLAWRDRLVERYLAQGVKCPLNGLLGQTGRRAPGAQAIVTGLMWRWQAAITEGIRQMQSTGDIAPDVDAERASAALLAGIQGGVLLLLSTGKIDHLEAALDLTIERLQASARTA
- a CDS encoding alpha/beta hydrolase: MPEIIALLVGGLALVAAAVAGLYLWPVGRRGLRVAPARPLDFDTATRAAATIIAAEAADPAVRPESRSRLLSHGSRTGRAVLLLHGYTLAPEQYEGLAEEFFQRGYNVWIPRAPQHGTVDRRAHHRVEAGELTTYAAQGWAVAAALGDEVGVVGISGGAVLAAWLAQVPGNVVRHLLLLSPFFGPNPRQAPAYAVKPLIVLYGRRVLRDRVTSRGYSLAAVTQYLTIARTLPNPARGNGLRTAAVAISPLDGVVDLRAAVRVPRRIADANAIPLRVCTLPATLGVEHNTLNLAALGADGDEWRRRYVALYEGENASASGLAGTTSIGE